The sequence below is a genomic window from Dyadobacter chenwenxiniae.
AAGCACTGCTTATCGAGATAATAGGGCAGCGAGTCGATCACGGGGACTTTTTCAAACTCAATAACCGCTGACAAGCCGCTTCCTTCACACATTTCGGCAAGGTGGCCCAATAACCCAAAACCTGTAACATCCGTCATGGCTTCCACACCATCCATTCGGGCGAAAGTTTCGCCCAGGATGTTCAGTTTCACCATGCTATTGAGCGCTATTTCAGCATCCGCGTCTAGCAAAAGGCCCTTTTTCTGTGCAGTGGATAGTATTCCCACACCCAGCGCTTTGGTCAGATACAAACGGCACCCTGCCTTCCCAGTGGAGTTCTGTTTAAGCTGCCCGATGCTGACCAGACCGGTAACAGCCAGCCCGAAAACGGGCTCGGGGCAGTCGATACTATGTCCGCCTGCGAGTGTAATGCCTGCTTCGCCACAGATGGCACGCGCGCCTTCGAGCACGCGCTGTGCCACCTCCGGCGCCAACTTATCGACAGGCCAGCCGAGGATTGCAATCGCAAGGACCGGGTTTCCACCCATGGCATATACATCACTGATGGCATTTGCGGACGCGATCCGACCGAAATCGTAGGCATCGTCCACAATGGGCATGAAAAAGTCCGTGGTTGAAATGAGCGCAGTGCCATTCCCGAGATCGAGAACAGCCGCATCATCACGTTTATCGTTCCCTACGAGCAGTCGCGGGTCGGCTTGTGCGATGACGGGACTATGCAGGATTTTGTCCAGGATAGCCGGGCTGATCTTGCAGCCGCAGCCGGCTCCGTGGGAATATTGCGTTAGTTTAACAGTTGTTGTGTCCATGGGGTTTGCTATGGGTGCGCTGTGGCCGGAATAGTGTTGATATAATTTAAAATCTGCTTTGCATTTACAGTCATATCCTTGCTTGTAATGTCCATAGTCAGCACCTTTTCGGCGCTTCTTTTGGCCATATCTTTCTGGTAAGTCTTGTCATAATAAACGAGCACGATACGGATAAATTCTTCCATATTTCCCTCACTGATGGCCGCTATTGCTTGCTTCGTCTGCAATGGTCCCAGCCTTTTGTGAATGCGGTTTGTGCAGGCGATCAAAAATTCTTTTTCGAGCGGGCCGTATTCCAATGTTAATGCCTCAACCCGCTGATCCAAGCCCACTTTGATATCGATCAGCGTGGCGCTGCTCATTTGATTGAAAAAGGGCGCAGGAATTGTAAGTTTGCCAATATTTCTGCTCTCGTCTTCCACCCACAGGCACTTTTCCCTATTGATATCTTTCAACTGGCAGGCCAGATTGTTTTCAAACTGTTCCTGCGTGGGCTGGACAAGCCTGTTCATCGTGCCATAGGACGAGCCCTGATGCTGCGCCAGGTCTTCCAGATCAATTACTTGTTCGCCCAGCGACGCGAGTTCACGTAAGATTTTTGTCTTGCCCGATCCTGTCCTGCCTCCCAATATCAGGAACGCCGCTGGTTTCTGAAACTGTTCCAGCGCCCATCGCCTGAAACTTTTATAACCACCTTCAATGAGAAAAACCTCAAAACCATAAAGACTTAACGCCCAAGCCATGGCACCACTCCGCATGCCGCCCCGCCAGCAATGCACTGCAACTTTTTTACCGGGAGCAACTTCGAGAGCATGCTTGATAAAGCCCGACCATTTGGAACCGGTTAAGTCAAATCCTAACAGAATCGCTTCCTCCCTCCCAACCTGCTTGTAAGTTGTCCCGACCAAAACCCGCTCTTCGTTGGTAAACAAAGGCAGATTGAATGCGCCGGGAATGTGCCCATGCGCAAACTCCGCCGGCGTGCGCACATCAGCCAGCGGAACACCGCCTGGTAAAAGAAAATATTCGTTGATCGCTATTGTTCTGATCATCTTGGCACAGGCTTTGCAGGTTTCAGTTTTATCAAAAAATTCGGACCTTCAATTATGACAAAGACATTGCAAATAGCGAATATACTGGCATTCATTGCGACAGTAATCATGAATTACTTGTCGAATACAGGCATTTTCAATAATAATACAATGGCCACGGTCTCGGCCGAATATCAAAATTTCTTCACACCCTCTGGCTATGCGTTCTCCATTTGGGGGGTGATTTACATTGGTCTGGCTGCATTTGTAATTCATCAGAGCCGAGGGCTTTTCAATGATAAAAAGGCGCCGGAGATCGTAGGCAGGATCGGATGGCTTTTCGTCATTTCCTGCATTGCGAATTGCCTGTGGATCATTGCCTGGCTTTATGACTATACGGGCGCTTCCGTGCTGATAATGATTGTGTTACTCAGCTCATTGCTGGGAATAGTTTTAAAAACACGCATGGAACTGGATCTGGTCACTATGAAAAAAATTGCCTTGGAATGGTGGCCTTTTGCATTATATCTGGGCTGGATTACCGTTGCATTGATCGCCAATATCGCTGCTTATCTTACCAAGATCGGCTGGGATGGCTTCGGGATTTCTGCAAATGCCTGGACCATCATTATGATCTGTGTGGCAGGTTTTATCCAACTCTTCCTGACATGGAACCGTAATTTGCGAGAGGCTGCAATGGTCGGCGCATGGGGGCTTGCCGCGGTTGCTGTGGCAAACTGGGGAGCGCATCAGGACATTGCGTTCACGGCAGTTGCTGTCGTTGCAGTAATCCTGATCAGCAATGGCTTACATGCCTATATGAACCGGGGCAAACATTATCTGGTCAAATAACTGACGTTAACATTGCTAAATGACCTTATTGACACCAGGAATTCTGATGACGAAGTCGCCCAGCAAAAAACTGAATATAACGCCCAGGGGAGTTACGATCAGCAGTTTCACAACCGGGTCCACGTCCCAGGACCTTAGTAAAAGTGAAAGGGAGATGAGCACGAATGGGTGCAAAATGTACACGGCAAACGCGCAGCGGGACATTCTACTGAGCAGAGCGTTC
It includes:
- the mnmH gene encoding tRNA 2-selenouridine(34) synthase MnmH, coding for MIRTIAINEYFLLPGGVPLADVRTPAEFAHGHIPGAFNLPLFTNEERVLVGTTYKQVGREEAILLGFDLTGSKWSGFIKHALEVAPGKKVAVHCWRGGMRSGAMAWALSLYGFEVFLIEGGYKSFRRWALEQFQKPAAFLILGGRTGSGKTKILRELASLGEQVIDLEDLAQHQGSSYGTMNRLVQPTQEQFENNLACQLKDINREKCLWVEDESRNIGKLTIPAPFFNQMSSATLIDIKVGLDQRVEALTLEYGPLEKEFLIACTNRIHKRLGPLQTKQAIAAISEGNMEEFIRIVLVYYDKTYQKDMAKRSAEKVLTMDITSKDMTVNAKQILNYINTIPATAHP
- a CDS encoding tryptophan-rich sensory protein, coding for MTKTLQIANILAFIATVIMNYLSNTGIFNNNTMATVSAEYQNFFTPSGYAFSIWGVIYIGLAAFVIHQSRGLFNDKKAPEIVGRIGWLFVISCIANCLWIIAWLYDYTGASVLIMIVLLSSLLGIVLKTRMELDLVTMKKIALEWWPFALYLGWITVALIANIAAYLTKIGWDGFGISANAWTIIMICVAGFIQLFLTWNRNLREAAMVGAWGLAAVAVANWGAHQDIAFTAVAVVAVILISNGLHAYMNRGKHYLVK
- the selD gene encoding selenide, water dikinase SelD, which gives rise to MDTTTVKLTQYSHGAGCGCKISPAILDKILHSPVIAQADPRLLVGNDKRDDAAVLDLGNGTALISTTDFFMPIVDDAYDFGRIASANAISDVYAMGGNPVLAIAILGWPVDKLAPEVAQRVLEGARAICGEAGITLAGGHSIDCPEPVFGLAVTGLVSIGQLKQNSTGKAGCRLYLTKALGVGILSTAQKKGLLLDADAEIALNSMVKLNILGETFARMDGVEAMTDVTGFGLLGHLAEMCEGSGLSAVIEFEKVPVIDSLPYYLDKQCFPGGTSRNLESYGHKVGPLTDRQKYILADPQTSGGLLVAVSEEHAADFERTMAVLGNNLISFGWLEPGHDGPLITVR